Proteins from a genomic interval of Medicago truncatula cultivar Jemalong A17 chromosome 3, MtrunA17r5.0-ANR, whole genome shotgun sequence:
- the LOC11414031 gene encoding ankyrin repeat-containing protein P16F5.05c, with protein MGAVEDNINLQDPTETMTENIEALLEAARYDDMDDVVSLTSNGVPLNSKDDQGRTALHMAAANGHVNIVEYLISKGADLNSENVEKNTPLHWACLNGHVEVVKKLIIAGANVSVLNSYERTPMDEAVTRGKLEVMDAINEAEALVELRGALVSS; from the coding sequence ATGGGAGCAGTCGAAGATAACATTAATCTGCAGGACCCAACTGAGACGATGACAGAGAATATTGAAGCCTTGCTTGAGGCAGCAAGATATGATGACATGGATGATGTTGTGAGCTTAACATCCAATGGTGTTCCTCTTAATTCCAAGGATGATCAAGGAAGAACCGCTCTTCATATGGCTGCAGCAAATGGACATGTTAATATTGTGGAGTATTTAATCAGCAAAGGAGCGGATCTTAATTCAGAAAATGTGGAAAAGAATACTCCTCTTCATTGGGCGTGCCTCAATGGGCATGTTGAGGTTGTGAAGAAATTAATCATTGCTGGAGCTAATGTTAGTGTTTTAAACAGTTATGAGAGGACTCCAATGGATGAAGCTGTGACTAGGGGAAAACTTGAAGTGATGGATGCAATTAATGAAGCAGAGGCACTAGTTGAACTTCGTGGTGCTCTGGTTTCTTCATAG